A genome region from Brassica oleracea var. oleracea cultivar TO1000 chromosome C2, BOL, whole genome shotgun sequence includes the following:
- the LOC106322733 gene encoding L-ascorbate oxidase homolog gives MARGKATSLLHILLLGSLLISLVSVKGESPYKFYTWTVTYGIISPLGVPQQVILINGQFPGPKLEVVTNDNIILNLINKLDQPFLLTWNGIKQRKNSWQDGVLGTNCPIPPNSNFTYKFQTKDQIGTYNYFPSTAFHKAAGGFGAINVYARPRIPIPYPLPVSDFTLLIGDWFKTNHKTLQQRLDSGGVLPFPDGMLINGQTQTSFTGDQGKTYMLRISNVGLSSTFNFRIQGHKMKVVEVEGSHVIQNDYESLDVHVGQSLSLLVTLNQPPKDYYIVASTRFLRRKLNFTGLLRYSNSRVPASGAPPPLPPGELIWSMRQARTFRWNLTANAARPNPQGSFHYGKIKPTKSFVFSNSAPLINGKQRYAVNGVSYVNSETPVKLADHFNIAGVFSTNAIQSFPSNSRVTVATSVVQASLHDFLEIVFQNNEKSVQSWHLDGYDFWVVGFGSGQWTPAKRRLYNLADALTRHTTQVYPNAWTTILVSLDNQGMWSMRSARWDRQYLGQQFYLKVWDPVKSLANEYNPPDNLLRCGKAVGRHL, from the exons ATGGCAAGAGGGAAAGCAACATCTTTGCTTCATATTCTCCTTCTTGGATCTTTGTTGATCAGTTTGGTGTCAGTGAAAGGAGAAAGCCCTTACAAGTTTTACACTTGGACAGTGACTTATGGCATTATCTCTCCTCTTGGTGTCCCTCAACAG GTGATTCTGATCAATGGTCAGTTTCCTGGTCCAAAGCTTGAAGTTGTGACTAATGACAACATCATCCTCAATCTCATCAACAAACTTGACCAACCTTTCCTCTTGACCTG GAATGGAATAAAGCAGAGGAAGAACTCATGGCAAGATGGTGTACTGGGAACAAACTGTCCAATCCCACCGAACTCAAACTTCACTTACAAGTTCCAAACCAAAGATCAGATCGGAACTTACAACTACTTCCCTTCCACAGCCTTTCACAAAGCGGCCGGTGGATTCGGAGCTATCAACGTCTATGCAAGGCCTAGGATCCCAATCCCTTACCCTCTCCCAGTCTCAGACTTCACTCTACTCATCGGTGATTGGTTTAAAACCAACCACAAAACGCTCCAACAGCGTTTGGACTCTGGTGGGGTCCTTCCATTTCCAGACGGTATGCTCATAAACGGACAAACCCAAACTTCATTCACAGGCGACCAAG GGAAGACTTACATGTTGAGAATCTCCAATGTTGGGTTATCGAGCACTTTCAATTTCAGAATCCAAGGACATAAGATGAAAGTAGTCGAAGTCGAAGGCTCTCACGTGATTCAAAACGATTATGAGTCTCTTGACGTTCACGTTGGCCAGTCTCTCTCTCTTCTTGTGACCTTAAACCAACCTCCTAAAGATTATTACATCGTTGCAAGCACCCGGTTCCTGAGAAGGAAGCTTAACTTTACTGGTCTGTTGCGCTATTCAAACTCCCGAGTCCCAGCTTCTGGTGCTCCTCCTCCTCTTCCTCCTGGAGAGCTTATTTGGTCCATGAGACAAGCCAGAACATTCAGGTGGAACTTAACGGCTAATGCAGCTAGGCCAAACCCTCAAGGATCATTCCACTATGGGAAAATCAAACCGACCAAGTCGTTTGTTTTCTCGAACTCAGCTCCTTTGATCAACGGGAAGCAACGCTATGCGGTCAACGGAGTCTCTTATGTGAACTCAGAGACGCCTGTGAAACTCGCTGACCACTTCAACATCGCAGGAGTGTTCAGCACGAATGCTATTCAGAGCTTCCCCTCTAACTCGCGTGTGACTGTTGCGACGTCGGTTGTTCAAGCATCTCTCCATGATTTTCTTGAAATTGTGTTTCAGAACAATGAGAAGTCAGTGCAGTCTTGGCACCTTGACGGTTATGACTTTTGGGTCGTTGG ATTTGGTTCTGGACAATGGACTCCTGCCAAGAGAAGACTTTACAATCTTGCTGATGCTCTTACAAGACACACAACTCAG GTGTACCCAAACGCTTGGACAACAATATTGGTGTCTTTGGACAATCAAGGGATGTGGAGTATGAGATCAGCTAGATGGGACAGACAATATCTGGGACAACAGTTTTATCTAAAAGTGTGGGATCCAGTGAAGAGTCTTGCCAATGAGTACAATCCTCCAGATAATCTTCTTCGCTGTGGCAAAGCTGTTGGAAGACACCTTTAG
- the LOC106325210 gene encoding uncharacterized protein LOC106325210: MNCQVCQLKELEVESFEIREVLRCILHTIVFHRALGLIRPKDIDLELFDITYVQCGEIEVEKKIDDRIEHFISWIEKHPNKKKTQLCVSFYKAKSKQPWYASKTDHRSFWERWYINLNVDVVLHPTKSPVGNSKLVMDLGDASEARSCRRKQLEQSLQQVLFQIIKFVNDKKDHVPPPINDDREIYCPFEITITSASSDSTFGKDMWKRILLNSGHPIHP; this comes from the exons ATGAATTGCCAAGTTTGTCAGCTGAAGGAACTG GAAGTGGAATCATTCGAGATACGAGAGGTTCTACGCT GCATTCTACATACGATAGTCTTCCACAGAGCACTTGGTCTTATCCGCCCTAAAGATATTGATTTGGAGCTTTTTGACATCACTTAC GTACAATGTGGTGAAATAGAAGTGGAAAAAAAGATTGACGACAGGATTGAGCATTTCATTAGCTGGATTGAGAAACACCCCAACAAGAAGAAGACTCAG TTATGTGTATCGTTTTATAAAGCCAAAAGCAAACAGCCATGGTACGCTAGTAAAACTGATCATCGCTCCTTCTGGGAACGCTGGTACATCAATCTTAATGTGGATGTGGTTCTCCATCCCACTAAATCCCCAGTCGGAAACTCTAAGCTAGTTATGGACCTTGGTG ATGCGTCTGAGGCGAGAAGTTGTCGTAGGAAACAGCTTGAGCAATCCCTTCAACAAGTCTTGTTCCAAATCATTAAATTCGTTAATGACAAAAAGGATCATGTTCCTCCTCCTATCAACGACGATCGTGAAATCTATTGCCCTTTTGAGATCACTATCACAAG CGCCTCATCGGATTCAACCTTTGGGAAGGATATGTGGAAGAGGATACTACTCAACAGTGGCCATCCGATCCATCCATGA